The sequence GGTCTCGGGCAGGGCGGCGGTCTCGTCTTGGGGCGCAGTGACCTCGGCGTCCTCTTCGGCGTTCTCCTCGAGGTCCTCCGCGAGGTCCTCTTCGACCGCGTCGTCTACCGGGGTGTCCGACGTCGACGTAGTCTGCTGCGCCGAGATCGTGGCCGTAGGCGGAGTCTCCGACACGAGCGTGGCGGTCGGCGCGACCCCGGCGCCGGACGGGTCGAGGCCACCCTCTGCCTCGGTGCCCGAAGAGCCGGATTCGGGGGGTGCCGACGCCTCGGCGCCCGTGGTGGTGCCGGTCCCGCCGCTGGTGTCCGAGGCGTCGCCCGGCGCGGCGAGCGCGACACCGGTGCCAAAGGTCAGCGCCACCCCGAGCCCGACAGTCGCCGCGCCCATCCGGAACCACCGTCCCGACGTGGGGTGTGTCGACGGCGGGCAGGGGTGCACAGTGCAGCGCCGCGGGATGCCCGATTCCTCGGCTTCTGCAAGGGCCATCGCGATCTCCTGCCGGTTCCTTCTCGGTGTGGCCGCCGACGGGCGCGCTAGGCGCCTAACTCATCCGCCAGCGAAGACGATAACACCTGATCGGGGCGGATCCGCAAGATTACATTGACGCGCCGTAAAATTTGCCGGATTCCCGCCAACGGTCTGAAGCAACCGTTGTTACGGTTGTGAAAAATTAGCTAACACTTGCTGACAAGCCGTGGTCGGCGGAGCACAGCGGGTGGCGTCCGCTAAATCGTTCCCCGGTCATCCACCGGGGGTCAGGAGGCGCCGTGCGTGAGGGTGTTGCGCGACCACGCGGCGATGACGATCAACGTCTTGGTGTAGACGACCCCGGCGCCTTTACGACGCAACCGGTTCACCACACGCTGAAGGTCGTCGACGCTGTCGACGGACAGTCGCACCAGGGCGTCGACGTCGCCTGTCAACGTCAACACCTCGTCCACTTCGGGCAGCGTCGACGCGAACTCGACGATCTGCTGAATGTCGGTGTCCCCGGTGAACCGCATTTCGGTGACGGCTTGCAAGCCGGTGCCGACCTTGGAGCGGTCGGTGGTGATCGTGTACCCGGTAATCACGCCGGCGTCCTCGAGGCGCTTGATCCGGCGCCGCACGGGGGCCGGTGAGAGTTTCACCTGGCGAGCGATGTCCGATATGCCGCGGCGCGCGTCGGCCTGGAGTGCTTCGAGGATCTCCATATCGGTGGAATCGAGATGTACAGCCGACATAGTTAGAGCGTGACGGTGCCGCCGTACAGCCTCCGCGCTCGTTGACACCGACGACACTCGGCGCAGCGGCGCGCGCCACGCTGGACCTCAACGTCGTCGCGACCCCTGAGGTCGTGCTGCGAGTTGCCTCGATCCTGGCGCGGCGCCACTGCGAGGTCGTGACGATGCGCGTGGACAAACAACGTCGAGGTGGCATGCGCGGGTTCGGTCGGGCCGCAGTCACTGGCCCGATTCCTCGCGCAGTCCGCGGACGTCCTCGACGTCGAACTGTCCGTCGAAAGCGATCCGACATGACAACGCTCGCCAGCCGCGCGGCAGCCCAATCCGATGACACGACAGCCGATCTCGTCCGCGGCCTGTACCGCGATATGGCGCTGGGCCGCCGGTTCGATCAGGAGGCGTACGCATTGCAGCGCCAGGGCGAACTGGGACTGTGGCTGATGTCGCTGGGCCAGGAAGCCGCGCAGGCGGGCTCGATTCGCGCGATGCGCCCCGCCGACCATGTCTTCCCGAGCTACCGAGAGCACGTCTCCGCCCTGTGCCGCGGAATCACACCCGCAGAACTGCTTTCGCAGTGGCGAGGGGTGACGCACGGATCGTGGGATCCGGACCGATACCGCTTCCACATCTACAGCCTGGTGCTCGCGACGCAGACCCTGCACGCCGTCGGATATGCGATGGGTGTGCGCTATGACGGCGCCGACGAGGTGGTGCTGGCGTACCTCGGTGACGGCGCATCGAGTCAGGGCGACGCCAACGAGGCGCTCAACTGGGCAGCGGTCAACCGTGCGCCCATTGTCTTCTTCTGCCAGAACAACCAGTGGGCGATCTCGACACCCAACCGCAAGCAGTTCGCCAACGCACTACATCTGCGTGCCGCTGGGTTCGGCCTCGACGCGGTCGCCGTCGATGGCAACGACGTACTCGCCGTGTACCAGGCGACCCGGGACATGGTGGAACGGGTAAGGGCAGGCGGCAGACCGGGTTTCATCGAGGCATACACCTATCGGATGTCGGGCCACAGCACCTCAGACGATCCGAAACGTTACCGCGACGACCAAGAACTCACGACTTGGCAGGCCAGCGATCCACTCGAGCGGGCACGCACGCTGTTGGTGGAGCGAGGCTGGGCGGACACCGAGTTCTTTCACGGTGTGGACGACGACGCCGAGCAACTCGCCGCCGACGCGCGGCGGGCATGCCTGACGCTGCCGGAGCCGTCGTTGAGCGACACCTTCACGTCGACGCTGTGCGCGGAAACGGCCCATCTTCGCGACCAGCGCCGGTCCTTCGAGTCCTTCAAGGAGTCGTTCGCGTGAGCGCGGGGGTGAAGGTTTCGCTCAGCCGGGCGCTCAACGAGGCGATCCGCGAGCAGATGCGCTGTGACTACAGGGTCATTCTGCTCGGTGAGGACGTCGGCGTCCTCGGTGGTGTGTTCCGCGTGACCGACGGTCTGGCAGCCGAGTTCGGTGACCGCGTGCTCGACACCCCGCTCGCCGAATCAGCGATCGTGGGCACGGCGATCGGACTGGCGCTGCGCGGATATCGCCCCGTCTGCGAAATCCAGTTCGACGGGTTCGTCTACCCGGCCTTCGACCAGATCGTCAGCCAGCTGGCCAAACTGCGGGCCCGTGCGCGTGGGCTGGTGAAATGCCTGTCACGATCAGGATCCCGGCAGGCGGCGGGATCGGGGCCGTCGAGCACCACAGCGAGTCCAACGAGGCCTACTTCTGTCACACCGCCGGATTGCGTGTCGTCGCGTGCGCCGACCCGGCCGGCGCCTACGAGTTGCTCCGCGCGGCCATCGCGTGTGACGACCCGGTGATCTTCTACGAGCCCAAGCGGCGGTACTGGGACTCCGGAGAATCGGTCGTGCAGACGTCGGTGTCCCCGGCCGTGTTGGACAGCGCACGCGTGTTGCGGGAGGGCGCCGACGCCACCGTGTTCTGCTACGGCGGCACCGTGGCGCTTGCCCTCGGTGCGGCCGATGTGATGGCTGGCGAGGGCAAATCGCTGGAAGTCGTTGATTTGCAGTCCCTGTCACCGTTGGACACCGACGCGCTGACCCGGTCGGCGGCCAAGACGGGCCGCGTTGTCGTCGTCCATGAGGCGCCGCTCAGTTTCGGTGTCGGCGCCATGGACCTCGCCGACGGAGAGATCGGCTCCCAGGTGACGGCAGTATGCGGACTGCACGCGAACCTGTCCGTCGTCGCCGCGGTATACGACGACGCGGCCGTCGAGGAATTCACACCCGATGAGCTGGCCCTTGCTGACTTCACTGCTCAGCGCGACGGGATACCAGCACTGGGAGAACCCGCCTTCACCTTCCTTCGGCATGGTCTTGGGCCGACGTTCGGCCTCGGTGCTACGTGCAGACATCACTGGCTCCCGTCCTAAGAAATTGTAGGACAGATTCTCGCCACATCTTGTAGTCGAAGTCAAGAACGAGCTGTTAGCCTGCAGGTATGCCACGTGACAAGGTCGCTCCACCCAAGGCTGCATCCGCTCGCGCCAGCGTCGTCGAGCACGTCGTCCAGCATGTGCGCAACGGCGTGCGGCTCGGGCGGTACGCGCCGGGGCAGCGACTTCCCGAAGTCGACATGACCCGCGAGCTGGGTATCAGTCGCGGGCCGCTGCGAGAGGCGATGGCCCGGCTGGCCGCCGAGGGCGTCGTGGAGATGGAGCCGCACCGCGGGGCCATGATCAAGCGGCTGACCGAGGCTGACCTGCGTGAGCTCTACGACGTGCGCGAAGCGCTCGAAGGGCAGGCGGCCGCACTGGCCGCCAAGCAGGTCGCCGCCGGGATGGACGCGAAGGCGCTCAGCGACGAACTGCGCCGGCTCGAAGTGGCGAAGCAGGTCGACGACATCGCCACGTACATGTCGGAGAACATCGCCTTCCACGACCTCGTGGTCAATCTCAGCGGCAACCGGCTGCTCACCTCCCTTGTCGAGCAGCTGCACACGAACACGTTTCGGGTCCAGCTGTTGAACCTGATTCCGCCCGATGGTCGTGACACATCGATTCGCCAACACACCGAGATCACCAAGGCGATCCTCGCCGGGCAGCACGAAGAGGCCGAGGCCGCGATGCGGCATCACGTCCGCGAGTCCTATCAGATGCTGGCCCGCTCGTTCAGCACCATCTTCAGCTGAGCCGTCGGAATCGAATTCCGTTGGTGCGCAGTGGCATCAATGTTCTACATTGCTCTTGACATGCTGCAGAGAAATGTAGAATAGTCAGGCGGGTGATGTCAGAGCTGTTCGCTCCGGTTGATGTGGCTACCCGCACGGCATCCGACGGTGGGCTCGTCATTGCCTCCGGGCAACGGCTGGCGCCCCACCCGAGCAGCGTTCTCGACTCGTTCTTTCAGGGTTGCGATGCGCACCCCGACCGGGTGCTGGCCGCCGAGCGACGCGACGGCTCCTGGGCGACGTGCACGTGGGGGCACGCCGGGGTTCGGGTAAAGCGCCTCGCGCAAGGGCTCCTGGACCATCACGTCGCCGGCCATCCAGTGATGATCCTGTCGCACAACAGCATTGCTCATCTGCTCGTCACGCTCGCGGCGTATGCGATCGGAAGCCCGGTGGTTCCGGTCAGCGTCGCGTACTCGTTGCTCAGCAAGGAGCACCGCGAGTTGCGCGCGATCGCACAAATCGTCGAGCCCGCCGCGGTCTTCGCCGAGAACGCTACCTACGCCGCGGCGGTCGAGGCGCTCGGCGCGGTGAACCTGACCGTCAGCGCGGACAGCACCGGAACGGACTTGACGCCGCTGGCGCGGCTCGAGGCAGAACCCACGCACGCGATCGCTGAACGGATCGGCCAGATCGATGCGAACTCGATCGCCAAGATCATGTTCACGTCGGGATCGACAGGCAGGCCGAAGGGGGTGGTCAACCACCACGGCATGCTGGCGGCGAATCAACAACAGATGCGACAGGTTTGGCCGTTTCTGGCCGACGAGCCACCCATCCTCGCGGATTGGCTGCCGTGGAGCCACACCTTCGGCGGCAACCACAACGTCAACATGGTCTTGGTCAACGGGGGCAGCCTGTGGATCGACGACGGCAAACCGACGCCTCAGATGATCGAACGGACGGTCCGCAACGTCGCCGACGTCAGGCCGTCCATCCACTTCAACGTGCCCGGGGCTACGCCGCGCTGGTGCCGATTCTCGAGCGTGACGCCGACTTCGCCAGCCGCTTCCTGTCGAGGCTGCGGCTGGCGTTCTTCGCCTCTTCCGGTCTGCCGCAGCAACTGTGGGACCGTCTCCAGGCGCTGGCTGCCCTGCACGGGTCCGAGATGCGGATAACCACCTCGTGGGGGATGACCGAGACAGCACCCGCAGCGACGACAGCGCACTTCGCGCTGTCGCGCAGCGACTCGATCGGCGTGCCCCTACCGGGTGTCGAGTTGAAGCTGGTGCGCCGTGAAGGAAAGCAGGAGTTGTTCGTCCGCGGGCCGAACGTCACGACCGGCTTCTACAAGCGGCCCGACCTCGACCGGGAAACGTTCGACACCGAGGGATTCCTCGGCACCGGTGACGCGGTGCGCCTGGTCGACCCCGCCGATCCCGGCGAAGGGCTGCTGTTCGACGGCCGGATAGCCGAAGACTTCAAGTTGGCCAGTGGAACCTTCGTCAGCGTAGGCACGCTGCGGACAAAGCTCATCTCGATGTCCCACGGGGTGATCCAGGACGCGGTGATATGTGGCCACGGCGGTGATTTCGTCAGTGCATTGGTGTGGGTGCATCCCGATTACGCGCACCAAATCGCAGACGACGGAACACCGGACGACGGCCTGCACAAGGATCTGGCCGCCGGCTTGAACCGGCTGGCCGACCTCGGTGGGGGTGCCACTCAGCGAGTGGAGCGACTCCTGATCCTCACCGACCCGGCCCGCCTGGACGCGGGGGAGATCACCGACAAGGGATATATCAACCAGCGAGCGGTACGCGAAAAGCGGGCCGACCTGGTTGCCGAGCTGACCGGGGTCGCACCGTCGGCTCGCACCGTCACCCGGTCATGACATCGACTGCGTCTCCAGCTCCGTCCAGTACCTCTGGGCCGAGCCGTGCCACTCGTCGTGACGTCGATGAAACAGCGCTGCGGCCGCCGGACCCGGCCAGTCGTGATCGAGTAGCTCGCGGGGCAGGGCAGGATCCAGGAACGGGAAGCGCCGCCACGCATGAACCAACCGCACCTGCGCCTGAAACGCCTTGATCGGTGTGCCGGCGCGCAGCTTGCCGAAGGTATTGAGAAAGTCCGCGTAGCACTTTTCGACCTCGGCCAGGTTCCACGCGTCGGCAATCAACGACTCGGTCTTGCCGATGGCGGCGAGCCTTCCGGTCCAGGCGAATGCCCGCCCCTCGAGACCGAGTTCGTCGATGATCGCCGCGACTTCGCCGACCTTGCTGACGTCGGGAAGAATCCAGATCCCCGGGCTGGGGGAACCCATTCCCAGCCAGGTGAGCCGCGTGCGCAGCCGGTGGCGCAGTTGCCGCTGCGTCTCCGGGATGCCGACGGAGAGGACGAGCCATTCGCCGTCCCACGCGGGCGTGTCTCGCAGAAAGCCGTAGATGCGTCGAGCGCCTTCGGTCAGCAGGCGAGTGCCGTCCTGCGTGATGTGCCACGACACCCGGCGGCCCGACTTCTCGGACTCCAGCACTCCGTGTGCGGCCGACCGTGCGATCGCCTGCCGGGCGGCCTTCTCCTCGACGCCCAGGACACCCAGGGCCGACACCAGGGTCGCCGTCCACACCGGCACTCCACGCGGGTGCACGAACTCGCCCAGGATCGTGAGCAGCAGGCTTCGCGCGCTCGATCCCACTTCCCGGCGCTGTGCCGCGGGGCGCGAAGCGTTGTCCCCAGCGAGGTTATCGGCCGTGGTCATGGGCCCATCCTCTCATGCGACGAGCCGCAGGCCCTGAGGTAGATCGCGGCGCGAACGCGGGCCCGCACCAAAAGAATCGTGCTACAGACATATACAGTTACGTCTGAAATATGTAGAGTATTGTCTGTCCGATCGGCCGGCTCTGGAGGGCTGCCTGCTCATGATCAACACGCTGCCGAGCTACGTTTGCGGACACTGGCGGTCCGCCACCGGTGACACCAGCATCGTGCGGGATGCCGCGACAGGGGACGTCATTACCCGGGTATCCGCCGAACCCCTGGACTACGACGGCATTCTCGACTACGCACGCAACGTCGGCGGGTCGGCGTTGCGCCCGCTGACCTTCGTAGAGCGCGCGAGCATGCTCAAGGCTCTCGCCGCCCATCTGTCGGCGAAAATCGATGACTTCACCGAGGTTTCGCTGCGAACGGGTGCGACGAGACGCGACTCCGCGGTCGATATCGACGGCGGTGTCGGCGTGTTGTTCGTCTACGCGAGTAAAGGTCTCAAAGAGCTTCCAGACGAGCACGTCCTCTGTGACGGCGAATTCGAATTCGTCGGAAAATCCGACAGCTTCGGTGTCCAACACATCATGACCCCGTTGCTCGGGGCGTCGGTGCAGATCAACGCGTTCAACTTCCCCGTATGGGGCTTCCTCGAGAAGTTCGCGCCAGCCTTTCTCGCCGGGGTGCCCAGCGTGGTCAAACCCGCCAGGCAGACCGCCTACCTCACCGAGATGGTGGTGCGCGAAATCGTTGCATCCGAATTGGTTCCGGAAGGCGCGCTGCAGCTCGTGTGCGCCGCACCCGATGGCTTGCTCGACTCGTTGACCGGACAGGACGTGCTCGGCGTGACCGGTTCACACGCGACGGCGACGGCCCTGCGCAATCATCCATCGGTCATCGGCCGCGGCGTGCGATTCTCCGCCGAGGCCGACTCCCTCAACAGCAGCGTTCTCGGCGCGGATGTGTCGGTGAACAGCCCAGAGTTCGACATCTTCGTCCGAGCGCTGGTCAAGGAAATGACCCAGAAGGCGGGCCAGAAGTGCACGGCCATCCGACGCGCATTTGTCCCGCGGGCCCTCATCGACGAGGTGGAACAGGCTGCCACAGGGCGTCTCTCGGCCGCCATTGTCGGCGATCCCCGAGACGGCACCGTGACGATGGGCCCGCTTGTCAGCCAGGGCCAACGCGACGATGTGCGCAGAGCGGTCGCCAAGCTGGCCAACGCCGGACGCCTCGTCTTCGGGTCCATCGATCCGGTGATGGGTCAGTTCTCGTCGACGGCTGATCTGGAGCGCGGCGCCTACCTGGCTCCCGTGCTGCTGCGCTTCGACGACGCCGCGGTGGCCACAGCGCATTCGATCGAAGCGTTCGGGCCGGTGGCGTCGCTGCTGCCCTACGACGACCTCGGCGATGCGATCTCGAATGTGGCGCGTGGCGAGGGCAGCCTTGTCGCATCCGTCGTGACGGCGGACGCCGACATCGCAAGCGCCGCGGTAGCCGGGCTGGCCCCGTGGCACGGCCGGCTGCTGGTGGTGAACCGGGACAACGCCGTTGACAGCACCGGACACGGCGCGGCCATCCCGCATGCCGTGCACGGCGGGCCGGGCCGGGCCGGTGGCGGTGAGGAACTCGGGGGCCTACGCAGCCTCCCACGTTACCTGCAGCGGACCGCCGTCCAAACCGGTCCGGGGTTCGTCGACCGGATCTGGAGACGTTGATGCCCAGCAACGCTGGCCTGGCAGAGGGAGCGGAACATGGACGAGTTGACGCTTGACCACGCAATCGCGGTCACGACAAAGGTGCTCGAAGCGGCCGAAAAGACAAGCGCCACAGTCGCTGTCGTGGTCGTCGACGCCACTGCGAACCCGGTTGTGAGCGTCAGGCCACCCGGGGTCGCAGCGCTGGTGGAATCGGCGGCCCGGCGCAAGGCGGCGGCGGCCGCATTCGGTGCCCCGACGGACACGCTGGCCGAAATGTTCGGGGGTGATCCGCTTCTTGCCGGCGTCTTCGCGGGGTCTCCCGACGTGCTGGTGCTGCCCGGTGGCTTTCCCCTCGCCGGCGCAAACGGGATATGTGGTGCGGTCGGCATCGCCGGTGGCCACTACTCGGCGGACCAGGCCATCGGCGAGGACGCCCTCGGCGATCTCAGAGCTACTACATAAGACAAACGAATCACAAAACACCTGTAGTATATTGTGACCCGATCGAGGGAGGACGTCGTGACGACCGATCAGCCGCCGACAGGCGCAGCACCGCTCCCGGCGGAGCCGCTGAGCAGAATCGACTACAGCCAACGGATTCCGAACAATGTGAACCTGTCGGAGGACCGTCGGCTACAGCGGGCATTGGAAGGATGGCAGCCCAAGTTTCTGGACTGGTGGCAGTCGCTCGGGCCGGAACTCCCGACCAAGGATGTCTACCTGCGCACCGCGGTCGCGGTCGGGCGGGACGGCTGGGCGCACTTCGACCACGTGCCGATGGAGCAGTACCGCTGGGGCATCTTCCTCGCCGAACGCGACGGTGACCGCAAAATCGGATTCGGTAAGCACAAGGGCGAGGCGGCCTGGCAGGAAGTGCCCGGCGAGTACCGCGCCGAGCTGATGCGCCTGATCATCGTGCAAGGTGACACCGAGCCGGCATCGGTCGAGCAGCAGCGCATCCTCGGCCGATGCGCACCCAGCATCTACGATCTGCGAAACCTGTTCCAGGTCAACGTCGAAGAGGGCCGCCACCTCTGGGCGATGGTGTATCTGCTGCACGCGTATTTCGGCCGGGACGGCAGGCACGAAGCCGAACAGCTTCTCAAGCGGCACTCCGGTGATGTGAACACGCCGCGAATCCTCGGGGCGTTCAACGAGAAGACCACGGACTGGCTGCAGTTCTTCATGTTCACCTACTTCACCGACCGCGACGGCAAATATCAGCTCGGGACGCTCAAGGAATCAGCGTTCGATCCCCTGGCACGAACCTGCGAGTTCATGCTCAAGGAGGAAGCCCACCACATGTTCGTGGGGACCACCGGGGTGCAACGCACGGTCGAGCGCGCCGCGGAGTTGATGGCGGCGCACGACACCGAAGACATCTTCGAACACGGTGGCATTCCGGTCTCCGTCATCCAGAAGTACCTGAACGCCCAATTCTCGGTATCGCTGGACCTTTTCGGATCCGAACAGTCCAGCAACGCCGCCGCCTACTACACCGGCGGGCTCAAGGGACGCTGGCAGGAAGGTCGCCGCAAAGACGACCACCTCCTCGCGGACGCCACCTACCCGGTACGAACGGTGACCGACGGCCGCATCGTCGAGGAACCGGTGCCCTATCTCACGGCGCTCAACCTCGACCTTCGCGACGAGTACGTCGCCGACTGCCGAAACGGCGTCCGGCGATGGAACCAGGCGCTGGAGAACGCGGGCCTCGACGCGCGGCTGGTGCTCCCACACGAGGGCTTCAACCGCAGAATCGGCAATTACGCCGGTCACTACGTCTCCCCGGAGGGCCAGGTGTTGACCGAGGCGGAGTGGCATCGCCGGGCCGACGACTGGCTTCCGACCGACGAGGACCGGGCACGGGTCGCCGCCCTGATGGTGCCGCACTACAGACCCGGCGAGTTCGCCGGATGGATCGCGCCGCCGAAGACCGGAATCAACGATCAGCCGGTCGAATTCGACTACGTCCATCTTCGTGAAGAAGCCCTGGCTTGAGGAGAAAGTGATGACCGCTGCCACAACGGCACCGTCGACCGCGGCTGATAGGCCGGCCGTCTCGTTTTCGACCGAACCATCTCGGTACCGACACTGGCGGTTGGAGATCGACGGACCGGTCGCGACGCTCACGCTCGACGTCGACCCGCACGGCGGGCTCGTCGGTGGCTACGAGCTGAAGATGAACTCGTACGACCTGGGCGTGGACATCGAACTGTACGACGCGGTCCAGCGGCTGAGGTTCGAGCATCCGGAGGTCAAATCCGTCGTCGTGACCGGTGGAATGGACCGGATGTTCTGCGCGGGAGCCAACATCCGGATGCTCGCGCAGTCGCCCCACACGTGGAAGGTGAACTTCTGCAAGTTCACCAACGAGACCCGCAACGGGATCGAGGACGCATCCGAGTGCTCGGGCCAGACGTACATCGCTGCGCTAAACGGCACCGCGGCGGGCGGTGGTTACGAGTTGGCGCTGGCCTGCGAGCAGATCGTCCTGGTCGACGACGGGTCGTCCGCGGTGTCGCTGCCCGAGGTTCCGCTGCTCGGTGTCCTTCCCGGCACCGGCGGATTGACCCGCGTCGTCGAGAAACGCAAGGTACGTAAGGACCGAGCCGACGCGTTCGCGACGAAATCCGAAGGGGTTCGGGGGGATACCGCGGTCGAGTGGTGCCTGATCGACGAGACGGTCGCCCCTGCGCAGTTCGACGCGCGGGTTCGTGCGCTGGCCGAGCAGGCTGCCCAACGGTCATCTCGCCCCGACGCCGCCACAGGCATCACCCTGACCGCCTTACCGCGGCTGATCACCGACGATGCGATCGTGTACCGCCACGTTCGGGCGACGCTGGACCGGGCGGACCGGCGCGTCGAGATCGTGGTGTCAGCGCCGGATTCAGCGCCACCACCCGACGCGGCCGGAGTCCTGTCCCAAGGTGAGAACTACTACCCGATGGCACTCACCCGCGAGCTGGACGACCTGATTCTGCACCTGCGGACCAACGAGATCGACTTGGGGACATGGGTGTTCCGGGTGGTCGGCTCTCATAACACCGTTCGAAAGTATGACCGGCAGCTTCGCGAGCTCGCCGACGACTGGTTCGTCAACGAGGTGATCCACTACTACAAGCGCACGCTCAAGCGGCTGGACGTGACGAGCCGCAGCATCTTCGCGGTGATCGAGCCCGACAGCGCATACCTCGGCTTCCTGCTGGAGCTGGCACTGGCGAGCGATCGCCAGTACATGCTCGAGGGAATCTACGAGGATGTCGATCCCAGCGCGGCACCGGCCGCGCTCGAGGTGACCGCGTCGAACTTCGGCCCGTACCCGATGGCCAACGGGCTGACACGGCTGCAGTCACGCTTCTACGGCGATCCCGAAGCCCTCGCCGCCGTCGCGGACCGCAAGGACGAACCCTTGCTCGCCGAGGACGCAGGTTCGCTCGGCTTGGTCACCTCGGTTCTCGATGACATCGATTTCGCCGAGGAACTGCGCATCGTGCTCGAGGAGCGGGCCGCGCTTTCGCCGGACGCGTTGACCGGCATGGAAGCCAATCATCGGTTCGTCGGCCCGGAGACCCAGGAGTCGAAGATCTTCGGACGCCTCAGCGCCTGGCAGAACTGGATCTTCGTGCGGCCCAACGCCGCAGGCCCCGAGGGCGCGCTGAGGCGCTACGGCACCGGCGCGCGCGCGAGCTTTGACGTCGGGCGGGTATGACCGCCATGGACGTCGATTTCTTCAACGCCGCCGACTTCCTGGTGCACCGGCGGGTACGCGAGGGAATCGGTGGCAAGGTCGCGCTGATCGGCTCGCGCACCCGCACGTATGAACAGCTCTCAGATGACGTGGCGCGGCTCGCCGGGGGGCTGCGGGCACTCGGGCTGCAACCGGGCGACCGGGTCGCGATGGTGATGAGCGACGACGTCGAGCTGGCCGCGACGATCCTGGCCGCCTTCCACGCCGGGCTGATCGCGGTGCCGATGTCGACGATGCTGACCAGCGGGGAACTCGGGCAGATCATTCAAGACTCGGGCGCACGGATGGTCGTGGCCACCGAGGAACATGTCGACACGGTGTTGTCCGGCATCGAATCCGGCGGTGTGGTCGGCCATCTCGTCATCGCCGGCGACCAGGTGCCACCCGCCACCGTCCGCGCCGACCTGCGCGTGCACCGCTGGGCAGACCTGTTCGGCGACCCGCAGACACCCGCGGTGACCGACGACGATTCCAGTGCGCTGTGGCTCTACACCTCGGGCACCACCGGTAAACCGAAGGCGGCGATGCACAGGCACGCCAACATCCGCCACGTGTATGACACCTACGGGCGGCGAACCCTGGGTGTCCGGCGCGAGGACCGGTGCCTGTCGGTGGCGAAGATGTTCTTCGCGTACGGGATCGGAAACAGCCTGTTCTTTCCGCTCGCGGCGGGCGGCACCACGATCTTGCAGCCACTGCGCCCGACACCGGACTCGATGTGCGAGCGGT comes from Mycolicibacterium pulveris and encodes:
- a CDS encoding Lrp/AsnC family transcriptional regulator — protein: MSAVHLDSTDMEILEALQADARRGISDIARQVKLSPAPVRRRIKRLEDAGVITGYTITTDRSKVGTGLQAVTEMRFTGDTDIQQIVEFASTLPEVDEVLTLTGDVDALVRLSVDSVDDLQRVVNRLRRKGAGVVYTKTLIVIAAWSRNTLTHGAS
- a CDS encoding thiamine pyrophosphate-dependent enzyme: MTTLASRAAAQSDDTTADLVRGLYRDMALGRRFDQEAYALQRQGELGLWLMSLGQEAAQAGSIRAMRPADHVFPSYREHVSALCRGITPAELLSQWRGVTHGSWDPDRYRFHIYSLVLATQTLHAVGYAMGVRYDGADEVVLAYLGDGASSQGDANEALNWAAVNRAPIVFFCQNNQWAISTPNRKQFANALHLRAAGFGLDAVAVDGNDVLAVYQATRDMVERVRAGGRPGFIEAYTYRMSGHSTSDDPKRYRDDQELTTWQASDPLERARTLLVERGWADTEFFHGVDDDAEQLAADARRACLTLPEPSLSDTFTSTLCAETAHLRDQRRSFESFKESFA
- a CDS encoding GntR family transcriptional regulator, whose amino-acid sequence is MPRDKVAPPKAASARASVVEHVVQHVRNGVRLGRYAPGQRLPEVDMTRELGISRGPLREAMARLAAEGVVEMEPHRGAMIKRLTEADLRELYDVREALEGQAAALAAKQVAAGMDAKALSDELRRLEVAKQVDDIATYMSENIAFHDLVVNLSGNRLLTSLVEQLHTNTFRVQLLNLIPPDGRDTSIRQHTEITKAILAGQHEEAEAAMRHHVRESYQMLARSFSTIFS
- a CDS encoding AMP-binding protein, encoding MSELFAPVDVATRTASDGGLVIASGQRLAPHPSSVLDSFFQGCDAHPDRVLAAERRDGSWATCTWGHAGVRVKRLAQGLLDHHVAGHPVMILSHNSIAHLLVTLAAYAIGSPVVPVSVAYSLLSKEHRELRAIAQIVEPAAVFAENATYAAAVEALGAVNLTVSADSTGTDLTPLARLEAEPTHAIAERIGQIDANSIAKIMFTSGSTGRPKGVVNHHGMLAANQQQMRQVWPFLADEPPILADWLPWSHTFGGNHNVNMVLVNGGSLWIDDGKPTPQMIERTVRNVADVRPSIHFNVPGATPRWCRFSSVTPTSPAASCRGCGWRSSPLPVCRSNCGTVSRRWLPCTGPRCG
- a CDS encoding AMP-binding protein encodes the protein MPQQLWDRLQALAALHGSEMRITTSWGMTETAPAATTAHFALSRSDSIGVPLPGVELKLVRREGKQELFVRGPNVTTGFYKRPDLDRETFDTEGFLGTGDAVRLVDPADPGEGLLFDGRIAEDFKLASGTFVSVGTLRTKLISMSHGVIQDAVICGHGGDFVSALVWVHPDYAHQIADDGTPDDGLHKDLAAGLNRLADLGGGATQRVERLLILTDPARLDAGEITDKGYINQRAVREKRADLVAELTGVAPSARTVTRS
- a CDS encoding PaaX family transcriptional regulator, which gives rise to MTTADNLAGDNASRPAAQRREVGSSARSLLLTILGEFVHPRGVPVWTATLVSALGVLGVEEKAARQAIARSAAHGVLESEKSGRRVSWHITQDGTRLLTEGARRIYGFLRDTPAWDGEWLVLSVGIPETQRQLRHRLRTRLTWLGMGSPSPGIWILPDVSKVGEVAAIIDELGLEGRAFAWTGRLAAIGKTESLIADAWNLAEVEKCYADFLNTFGKLRAGTPIKAFQAQVRLVHAWRRFPFLDPALPRELLDHDWPGPAAAALFHRRHDEWHGSAQRYWTELETQSMS
- the paaZ gene encoding phenylacetic acid degradation bifunctional protein PaaZ, with the translated sequence MINTLPSYVCGHWRSATGDTSIVRDAATGDVITRVSAEPLDYDGILDYARNVGGSALRPLTFVERASMLKALAAHLSAKIDDFTEVSLRTGATRRDSAVDIDGGVGVLFVYASKGLKELPDEHVLCDGEFEFVGKSDSFGVQHIMTPLLGASVQINAFNFPVWGFLEKFAPAFLAGVPSVVKPARQTAYLTEMVVREIVASELVPEGALQLVCAAPDGLLDSLTGQDVLGVTGSHATATALRNHPSVIGRGVRFSAEADSLNSSVLGADVSVNSPEFDIFVRALVKEMTQKAGQKCTAIRRAFVPRALIDEVEQAATGRLSAAIVGDPRDGTVTMGPLVSQGQRDDVRRAVAKLANAGRLVFGSIDPVMGQFSSTADLERGAYLAPVLLRFDDAAVATAHSIEAFGPVASLLPYDDLGDAISNVARGEGSLVASVVTADADIASAAVAGLAPWHGRLLVVNRDNAVDSTGHGAAIPHAVHGGPGRAGGGEELGGLRSLPRYLQRTAVQTGPGFVDRIWRR
- a CDS encoding heme-binding protein; this translates as MDELTLDHAIAVTTKVLEAAEKTSATVAVVVVDATANPVVSVRPPGVAALVESAARRKAAAAAFGAPTDTLAEMFGGDPLLAGVFAGSPDVLVLPGGFPLAGANGICGAVGIAGGHYSADQAIGEDALGDLRATT